attcatcttcagaacaccaaaagctttctgaccctccaaaGACAGCAacctaactaccacgttcaagacccagaaaggcagtaaggacattgttaaaatagttcatgtgacatcagtggttcaaccgaaATGTTACAAAGTTACGGGAATActatttgtgtgcaaagaaaaaaaataacgacTGTATTTAACAATTACTTCTCTTCCGTGTGAATCGACACACGTTTGGGAGAGTATCATGAcgcatgcgtgtggtgctgctgacataGGGACCggtgtggtagttgcattgctgtctatgcatggtcaAAAAGCTATCAGATTTcctcagaaatatcttaaaggggtcatcggatgctaagttcactttttcatgttgtttatccattaatgtgtgttggcagtgcatgtacaaatgtaccctataatgataaaaatccatgcactggtttttaattaatctttaaaaaatatcccctttttcaaatcgagccattctcagatgcctgtcggtgtggcgtaaCACCCACAGAGACctctcccacgatagttgattgacatgagctcttacctcagaccagatgtcacagtccagtaactttccttgtttcaatgctggagcagggatgtaagttagacaagaatatctctgattgagcgattgaggtgttgtgttgccggatgtaataatgaacgtagtggttgtcaattactcccgacatctgagccgatgaagatgcagtagattacatttgtttgtgaagggaatgcgcctcctgatctacatatatctgtctatgttcacgcgaatcattcatgatccagcttcacttacagcagaagtgtgtataagtgttttttttatgaatctttgcgatcgcctttccttataacatggtagttaggaagtttagcggctaaatgcagctaaagtaaacaagatcgtctttccacagagagaagagaggggcggggcgatcagagctcatttgcatttaaaggaacctTAGAATGGGATggtttttgctgagctcattttgacaaggtacaaagggtgttgttttacaaaaccattgagaatttttaatcaaagtatattagagacttttcattaagaccctaaagaatcatatcaactagtggaaaatgggcatccgatgacccctttaatttgttttccgaagatgaacaaaggtttggaatgaaatgatTTCTCATTTGatagaactttcatttttgggtgaactattcttttaaataaccAATCATGAATGCACATTttgagaggttttttttttaggagaaCGCACTGCTAATGtgttaatattgttattgttactgTTAATTTTTCTTTCCAGGAGGTTCATGTGGGGTCAATCTGTGACAATATTGAGGTGAACCGTGAATCTGGAGATCTTTGGCTGGGCTGCCACCCAAACGGTCTCAAATTCTTGCTTAGTGATCCCAATGATCCGCCGGGCTCTGAGGTGCGTGTGTGCAGCAAGTagatatttattaaagaatgtGTGTTCATTTTATTGGTTGCCAGTTTGCCATTCATATTCTTTCTCCATTATTTCCTGTTTGCTCTCAGCTGTAAAAgagtaaaaatcaataatttcatGTTCTCCTGTAGGTTATCAGGATTGAAAACATTCTCTCTGAAAAGCCCAAGGTGACTCAGGTATATGCAGATGACGGCAGTGTGATTATTGGTTCTTCGGTGGCAACACAATATGGAGGAAAGTTGCTCATTGGAACAGTTTATCAGAAAGCTCTAATCTGTGACTTTGAATAGTGAATATGCTCAAATAAGAATAAATAGAGCATATCATTTcaaatattcttttatttttcttcaaacaAATTAAAGACTAGGGGCCAGATTTACTATAAGCTTGGCCAGCTTGGCCAGCTTGGGTGGAGTGAAACTGTTTTGAGTTAACTTCACTTGATTTTACAATGTCCTATGactttataacaaaatattttaatagtatatGTAAGTGAAAACGAAAAATTTATGATAATTTATGAGTGAACTTTAcgacttttttttgcaactaTGATAAGCACAGTGCCCTCTTTGGGTAGATAAAATGCAGTAGTATGTTgtatctgaaatgttttgaatgcCTTTTCCTCATGTTGCGTTCCGGTCTTTTTGACCCACAAAGGTTTttctagtaagaccttgattagctggttcaggtgtgtttatttGGGTTTAGGGTTAAACTACaagacagtggccctccagtagcaggattggacacccctaGATTAAACCATAATGACTTCGCTCACACAGGGTATAACAACTTTTAGGGGGTTTAGGGGTTTAAAAAGAAGTTTTAAAGGATTTTCAGCACAGCGTAAGggttaaaatataataagaacCGCTGATAAGACCAAGAATATTGAAATTGTATCCTGCAAGTAAGAATACACATACAAGAGTGGAGATGTTGAGCAACTCAGAATATAATATGATGCAAACTTTATATAGAGTAACAGGAAGGCAGTGTGGTTGTCACACAATTTGTCACCCAACTAAGCAAACCAAAGGCCTTTTTTTATCTTAAAGTCTTTAATAATCTGTGTTCAAAACACCTGCTACTAAAGCATTCCTTTATACTGCACTAGAAAATCAAATAATTGAGCTccaatgcaaaagcctctaaaagcCATTTTGTAGttatgggaagttcggatcattttaccgactcggacctttgagtctcgttcagcaaaatgaacgaatcttttctcgagtcatttcgtttattttagcaaaatataataaaactataataaaaatgttacttgttacttccctaacacatctactgcttacacaaatgttgatcacactacaaacaagacaaaactataatgctataagaaacagaaaagattaatttgttgtttacctgggtttttagtctatgattagcgcACCTCTTATCTGATAAGTTTtcggtttgagtcgttcgttcatcacgtgacagccctataagcttaaccaatgcagtctgagccggaaagagaattgattagttcatctctcgagtcttcgggttcgagtcgttcgttcatcacgtgacagccccataagatgaacgaacgactccaaatacccgaagactcgaaacaggtgaactaattccagtacagaacttAATGGAATGTTGCGCATGGGCGACTGAACtaatcactccccaagacgactcattcgtcccgagtcacattaaagattcgttcaaaatgaacgaatcgttcaagaacaacccatcACTACCAACTTggtcaaaaattagataatgGTACTGAATGAATGTTCATCAAGTACTTTCACTTCAAATGcactaaatcccagcctcaacccattcagaagtaccagtacttgcaTAGAAAGCTATACatagtagccagaaagaaatgcaaattttaaagaaaaacgtcagacgTAATTacaggcttttgcatctgaactcttcatatggagaccgatactttattttttatttttttgacattggaaataatttattaactgGCACTTTAATGTTGAGTGTGATTTAGTTGACTTGATTACTCTGAAATCATCTTTCTGCCCAGTGACTGGCACATTCTGTGTATGTGTTCATGACTTAATGGAGcttctgaattttattttaaatgattatgaaacaaatccatcctCAGTATTTTATGCAGATATTCACTTTACGTACACAAAATGTTGTGCATGATACCAAGTTGTTCATTAAAACCGATGACTGAAAAGAAGGGTTACTGTGAATTTTTCCTGTGAGAGGCATTTTAATGAAGTCAAAAACTAAGCATCACATAATAGTCACAATCTAGAGGAAAATGTATGATATAAACATGATTCTGTCCATATGAGAGGAAAGAGAGAAAACATGAATgccaaaaaaaagagaaaaagtgaGAACTCCTTACAGCTGTTTATCAGCATGAGTAAGGGCTTTATTCCAGTCTCAAGTGTGTTGTTGGCTAAAATCGTAAACAAAGTCATAAGTGCTGGGCTCTTTGGGAACAGGAGGAGGGACGTCGGGAATCTGAATGTTTTCGAGGTCCAAGAGGCGAAGTTTCAGCTCCATAGAAACCAGAGTGTCCATGTCTGATTTTGTGAGCTCACTTGTCATCTCTTTTCCCAAAAGAGCATTCAACCCATCAGTCCAGATGCAGTACTAGtgtaaaaaaattgtaagaTGAGAGTTTTATTAAGGAGGATGCATGAATTCAAGCAGTGCATGAGTGCTAAAACATCTGATATTACAGTAGAATTACTCTTAATGGCTTTGTTGTTCACATGCTGAAGTGATGTTGTTCTTTATCTTTCAGTGAGACCTAAGTAAATGTTACATGACTTGTATATGCTGTGATATACTCACTTCATGCTTGTCCGGAGCAATGAAGTTCAGATATTCATCAGAGTTATGAAGAATGGAAAAAGACAGCTCCAGCATCTCCTGAAAATCagaggaagaagaaaaataatctcCAAGCCCGGAGTACCTGACCTGGCTTCCTCTCCCACAACTCCAAATTGCACTTTACTACAAGTGCCTTTGCACAGCAGATGGCTTCTGTCATGTTACACCTTCCTCCCAAAGTCACCTAGCTGGAGTGCTGAGTTTCCAACAAGGTCAGTTTAGAACTGTAAAGTGATGATACTGATCACGTTTTGAATATCCCttcatttattacaaatttatagGCAAATGTGTCtttaaaaatggcacaaaaacgTCCTTCATTTCAAAAAGGACGACAGGCATCCCTGAAAAAGAAAGCACTTGAAAAGTTAATTCACCGTTTCTGCTCTGTTAATGATTTGTCAGACACGTCAGACAAACGGGTTAATCatctttttgaacttttaattaaaataacctgTTTATATGAGTCAACTGACTCAAGAACttaaaaaacactaattcaCTTATAACAACCAATTCATATGAGTCATTTGTTGGTGAATCGGACTAGTCacgttgtttgtttgtgtttgtgtgcggtCAGTGTACTCAGAAGTTATTTGCGATCTTTTTATTGCAACGAAGCAAACTGAAAactcaaaacaatttttttaaaggggtgctattatgctttttcactttttgaattttagtcagtgtgtggtgtgtatctttgggcataaaaaagatctacaaaggtacaaatctcaaagtccactccaaagggagatattttgtttttaaaaaatctctttccaagaactacaacaaatggctcctttggactataGTGTTTGTTtcccgcatgcaatgatgtcacaacgcagcccattagaatatcattaaaataatcccgcctacggaaattcgaattgttgggggATTAGCCCaactttagcaatgcagtgtggagaaccgcttcaacgagccgcaacgctgtgggtataaacacaagcattggctagagtggccacttcagagcagtaacgcgtggcagacgtgtgcagtacagggggttgAAACATACGGCGAAGCCGCAACCTACTCTGGTTGCCGCGTCGGGGCCGTAACGTgccgcagatgtgtgcagtgtgtggtaagagatttattcatcatacagtgtagatagcttcacttataacgtgagtgtttttgaaaatacataaacttgcactagaaaaggctaggctgatcagtgatgatgttctttgataatgttaggctgcttttagccttatgctggagctggtttcaggcaatgaaattaagtatgtaaaaaaatttaaataaattagcatgataatatcatgtatctgtgatctcgcaggctgaggaTGGGACTCAACACTACtttagcatattatttactcaccctccatgcatcctaggtgtatatgactccCTTCTTTCaaacgaatgcaatcggagtctaataaagtataataaaatgcatccattcataataaaactgcctcacacggctcctgTAGcaatttgatgcatttttgtaagaaaatgcattgtatccatatttaaaacgtaagattcacacttaatctagcttgcactaactgctttgacaaggggcgtggcagtactgaaacaccatctaagctgttcgccaatcgcaccGCACTGGGATagctaaccaatcataacacatttcctttttttggaAAGGCTGGCCTTCCTTaaaacctggaactaatcgagctatttgtgccaggctgggagaaaggtattgtaataatgtaaattatgtgaaaaataatgcgtttttcgaacaaCCAAGTATGAGAGCATGTtgtagtacacccccaaaacaaaatcaagactttgaaaaagagcataataggacccctttaaattggCTTATAGGTGTGTCAGCTTGGCTGTTCTAATGCCCTGAATGTGGCAGTTCTgtcatcaataaataaacatccaCAACACTTTAGCCATACCTATACATTACGTTGACCataatgtgtgtaaatataacCTACCTACAGGAGATTTTATCTCCTGTCATTATCTTATTCCCTACTGTTTGCTTTGACAATAAACAATATGCTGACTCAGCTTTAACTATAAACAATATATTctcagggctctcaagttttaTCAGAGGTTTGGAGTGAAATTACATCTGTTAGGGGAGGAGCCACTCGGCCCCACCCAGTTATCTCAAGAAAAGGGAAAAGGTGGATTGCTTAAAATTGACCAgcacaaaaagtacaaaaagaaACATTCTAACAAttcataaatttaataaaagacagacaaatttatccaaataaaataaccaaCATCAGCTCCcactatctttgatcacaggcaaGTGATTTCATCCAGGTATGGTAAAATCAAAATACCCAAAATAATCCAGGTTAGTTTCACTGCTAATATAGCGTAGGTCCCGCAATCTCACAGCAATCTCGCAATTTGTCGCATAACAAGAATGATGGAGTTACATACAATAAAAAAGCATACAATACACTAAACTGGAAGTGTCTGCTCTGCTCCATtcagccagggttgccaggtctgcgtGACACATTCATGCcagtccaaaacagctcaaaATAGCTCAATGACCATATCCCaaatatcaaaacctaaaaatatgtaattttcatACCCAAACGtttttacagtaatttacaGTCACTGTTATGCACACCatgaaatattttgcattctACATGAATACAAGCATTTCAGACAAATGTActaatttatgcaatatttcaatCCAAGGGGGAAAAACAACCCATGACAAGAAtctaaaagtagcccaattctgtggaaaaaatgCGGACTTGACAACCCTGCATCCAACACGAGCTGCAGGAGTCAGATTTCTCTAATCATGGGAAGAGAATAAAGAGAGATGATTGACAAAACCATGGtggaggatttgctgctcaacagaTCCTGAGCTCATTGACAAATATCTTGGAAGATGTGCTCCCTTTACGCAGAGTATGCATGATCATgaaatcaaaagtgaaagtaaacactGAACGATTTCAGTACACGGACTATGCAATGGTATAGTATGAGCACATTAGTCTTGAGCTCTGGCTGGACATTGCATGCGATTTACTCGTACAGTGAgagttgttatttaaaaaaaacgttgCTCAAATCGCATAGTGTATGCCTGGCCTAACTCAAGACAGCTATAAACTCAGCAGAGAACTTCCCTCCGTATGCCTGTGCCTCatccattaaagggatagttcaaccaaaaatgaaaattctgccattaattactcacctcatgctattccaaacccgtaagacctttgttcattttcggaacacaaattaagatatttttaaagaaatccgagagctttctgaccttccaTAGAAGGGTTCTacaacattcaaggcccagaaaggtacaaAGATCATCAacaaaatagcccatgtgacatcattatgataatactttttgtgagAATACTATTTCTTCTTCTGCGAGTCTGCTGtctctgcagggtcagaaagctctgatttatcaaaaatatcttaatttaatatcttaacttgtgttccaaagatgaacaaaggtcttataggtttggaatgacatgagggtgagtaattaataacagaatctCTGCagtgacagaatttccattttgggtgaactatccctttaattgtaTATAGCGCGAAAAGTTATCCCATACTTCAGTGTGAGAAATAGGCTTATAAGGTGTGGCGTATAAGCGTGTGAACCGCTTGACATGCATGTGTCTCACGGTGAATTCGTGAGACTTGAGAGACCTGTattcttctttttaaaaagtctaCAAAGACACCTGTTCACATAAATGGTCAATAAGAAAAAGAGGCCATTCATACAGAACACGTTTTTGCCTAACGTTTACTCCATTAGTCTTTTATCCACGTCTAACCACTAGATGGCGTCATTTGGACTTCATCGCGATTGCTGGATCAATTGCTAATTGTTTTCAACTGCTGATGTGCCACTGTTTGTTCTCTTGGATTGTTCTGCCTAGTTTTTTTAAACTAGTTATCAATTTGAGCCTGTCTCTGCAACACTCCTCAGTAAAATCAGCCTGAGTCTGGATTCTCTACACCTAGTCCTGTTCGGTGAGTATATTTGCCTGTTGCAATAATGAATTCTTACCTTATTCTTAAGTGCTCCTTTCTCCCTCATGTGTGGGCAGTCTTTACCCGTGACCACTGCTTTAATATCTGCTACAGTCACtggatgtaaaaaaaatgtgatgtaGATTTAGTTAGCGTCTAAAATGAACATGTTTAGCGCTAGTCTGACTCAAACTTGTGGGTCAGTATGGCATCAACATTCAATGTGATGAATAAAGAAGCCATTATTGATATTTACAATTCAATTATAATCAAAAAAATGTGTTGCTTACCTTTCTCCTGGAGAGAGTCGTGTGATATTTGTCCTTGTGAGAATTCCTCTATATCTCCATAGTGTAACACTTTGTGGTTTGGCGATAGACGGCAATACCAGAACTTGTCTAGAGACGACGATGGatacagattaaaaaatatgcatgttaTATACTGTGAAAGTTAGTGTTTGGCTGTTTTCTTgcacttttcttttttactgtCCTCATAATGATCCATTCCAATTAGATTTTATAGTTTTCTTTCTACTAGCCGGTCAACAGCACTGTaaatgaaaatcatattttaattaaagcagCAGTGAcctgagaaaatcacttttgattaaaagCATCATTAAGTCTGTGCTTGTGACTAACTGGCTGCCCTTTCATGCTGAATACTTGATGAATATTTCATATCAATAGGGtttgaaataaacatgattaGAAATAAAGAAGTCACATTTATAATATAGATTTATCTTTGTTGAGAACAAGAGAGATGCAATGGTGTATTTGCATATGGGCTGTTGTTGTGTGTCCCAAATACAGAATGAGATTATCCTTTTAATACGTTGATATCCTTAAGCTGTGTTTTCATATAATGCAGTATCAAACAGACCAAGCATTAGGATAAGGTACTCGGGGGAAGCTAAACCTGTGATGTCCTATATTTGAgtagattattaaaaatgtgcataatatGAATAGACGTTAGCCATAGGAAGAGTTAAGATACAGTGTGTTTCTTCAACTTGCGTATATCTGATATCAATTAATTCAGATTACATCAATTAATGTGATGTTTTGGTTATTGGTAGTTGAACATTATGTCTATGCAACTGTGATCAGATCTATCAAATGTCTTTTCTAAAGCTGGAACTGAATCTGTGATTCATAAGTAAGTTTACCATTGCACATGTAACTGTATCCTGATTTTTGAACTGACCTTGTCTGCGACGAGCGCTGATCTTCCTAAAGCAGGTCCCCTCACATAGGCGGTTCAACCTCTGCTGTTTAATCAGCTCAGTCACCTCTGGCTGGAGCTTCTCTCGCAGTTCTCTTTAGAAATTGAAATTAGACACATTACATTGAACCTGCAACAAACCAGTGGCTTATCATGCTATCATTAAGAACacgctctttctttctttctttctttttgtcttgCATTTTTGTCTTTACTTTGATAGGGCAGTGTAgaggagacaggaagtgaagtgagAGAGATAGGAggcgggatcaggaaaggttCTCGAcctgggattcgaactcgggacgcccctAGCACAACAGCGCTTTATCGGCGTTAACAcactctttcttttaaaaatggaaaaaaaaaacaaggttttAAGACTGTTTTAAAGTCACCCTAGATCAAAagttacaattttacaatttatgaaaaacagaattgatttctctctctttctctttctgaaTTCTTCGGTTACATCAATTCTTagttcacatttttgtttccacactctaaaaaatgctgggttattattttttttccaatttcaaTAAACTCTAAAGAATTATGagtgaattgtgaaatttaaaagttgcactttttaattttattttttaatttttaatttttgtggcGGAAATGAACTCTAtatgtagggctgcacaatttggtGTGATTATTAAtgactataaaataatacacattggcctggtttcacagacggGGCTTAggctaagccaggattaggctatagttcaattaggacatttaagtagtttttataaacgtgccttaggaaaaaaaaaagaaaaaaaaaaaaaaaaacattactggtgtgcatctaaAGACAAagcaaaggcactgatatattttaagatcagtcagttgTATTTTAAGTTTCTTTCGGTTGAAatagctcagacttacattttagtctaggacaaggcttaagccttgttTGTGAAATCGGGGGATTGTTGCTTTTTATCTcagtttgacttttcttataattctgagaattgtgagaataataataatacatttattatttaaaaataaaaatgactaaaatacaACGCTACTGTACAAAGCAATACTACTGTAAATtttcactctaaaaaaaatgtatgtataggttttttttttttttttacaatacagcTGTACAATTCCAGTACTGTTTATGCTTGTCTTaagttctttatttttaaattttaatctgtcaaactttcattttgacaGAAAACTGCGTGAAGCCCTTAAAGCTTCTCTTTTGTTAAGTGCTTTTCATTACAAgtatgcact
The sequence above is drawn from the Labeo rohita strain BAU-BD-2019 chromosome 16, IGBB_LRoh.1.0, whole genome shotgun sequence genome and encodes:
- the si:dkey-56f14.7 gene encoding engulfment and cell motility protein 1 isoform X1; the protein is MRAEKKQKRYTTQSVTLQFNRVDSVRPHRPLLKSEMLNQDDPKSRPMLELREKLQPEVTELIKQQRLNRLCEGTCFRKISARRRQDKFWYCRLSPNHKVLHYGDIEEFSQGQISHDSLQEKVTVADIKAVVTGKDCPHMREKGALKNKEMLELSFSILHNSDEYLNFIAPDKHEYCIWTDGLNALLGKEMTSELTKSDMDTLVSMELKLRLLDLENIQIPDVPPPVPKEPSTYDFVYDFSQQHT
- the si:dkey-56f14.7 gene encoding engulfment and cell motility protein 1 isoform X2, with amino-acid sequence MLNQDDPKSRPMLELREKLQPEVTELIKQQRLNRLCEGTCFRKISARRRQDKFWYCRLSPNHKVLHYGDIEEFSQGQISHDSLQEKVTVADIKAVVTGKDCPHMREKGALKNKEMLELSFSILHNSDEYLNFIAPDKHEYCIWTDGLNALLGKEMTSELTKSDMDTLVSMELKLRLLDLENIQIPDVPPPVPKEPSTYDFVYDFSQQHT